In a single window of the Rhopalosiphum padi isolate XX-2018 chromosome 1, ASM2088224v1, whole genome shotgun sequence genome:
- the LOC132924557 gene encoding tight junction protein ZO-2 isoform X2 yields the protein MDHREYGERVSPPLPLPQQQQQQQQQQQQQQQQQQHQQQQHQQQQHQHQQHQQQQQHQQQPLPPPANHTDQNGDRIVWEFHQVTLNRVPGYGFGIAVSGGRDNPHFANGDPSIAVSDVLKSGPAEGKLMVNDRIMTANGVSLDNVEYGTAVAVLRECGENVTLSLRRRLVLPSNTPHTLRIHLNKTRKKDDFGIVLGSRIFIKEGTKGGDNSVQEGDVLLKINNHSVVDGMTLKEARRLIESTKDKLSLTVRREGSANGHVLQYSGSSEPTSLHTKENNNYMDGINGSAYPSQNLYVQPPSRSMLEEAKSNLAPRGRSRNPLLDSVSLSQLDRPTSAMDNNTSANNLHNGDLGPTYNHGRSRSGAEDHSEPPRPPPPRPEDYYSTTRQFYEDTLPQKSKHLKPDPRFITFQKEGSVGIRLTGGNEVGIFVTAVQPGSPAFTQGLQPGDKILKVNDMDMKGVTREEAVLFLLSLQDQIHLIVQHRRDQYEQIMNNQRGDSFHIKTHFDYEQPNKGEMSFCKGDVFHVMDTLHNGVVGSWQVFRIGRNNQEVQKGIIPNKARAEELATAQFNATKKEMNASESKGGFFRRRKHNHRRSKSLSKENWDDVVFGDSISKFPAYEKVVLSHTGFVRPVVLFGPISDIAREKLTKDFPDKFLSPQLENNTTDGSKKISGIIRLSAIRDIMDRGKHALLDVTPNAVDRLNYAQFYPIVIMLRADNKQVIKELRAGLPKTAHKSSKKLLEQCQKLEKVWSHVFTSSLTLNGGDAWYRKLRELIDKHQSSPTWVSETKPEENLSDDLLFPMTSLRLSYASSPESDMETSNTTLASPTSTAAASPSAIGSRLVKSSSDPSITTQDDSAIPNYNPPPPYSPSVFKQASYEPPQTLRMAGPPTHTTLMVNGNGPPDLPPRVDRNTKPMHGNRTNGQRSATDRLFSPNGIEDIPNYINATPHHQRTHTSTSKQLYDMHNSYDSVSSYDSYGVRMNGGSNGSANLTTTLCSNSQDDLKSGSNNTLGRHHDPYRFTRSTQQPVDTKISDYPKYRPPGGTSGGMIEYATSKPLPLPKSPPQQQSYKPVPPPKPKNYRPPVQQQQQQQQQQQHQQQYYQPPPAGFQHSKSFSMADSTYSSHMSNGMPSSPSKYSSESTDVNTADSGHGSSLDRGYDRRGGNGQQPSQQMDRSHIYYKHHRDPNTLDLTQHRDQRGSAFELYKKPSVAGDHRMSNGGDYRMSNGDHRMSNGGDHRMPNGGGHYNVDALR from the exons AATGGAGATCGTATCGTCTGGGAGTTTCATCAAGTCACTCTGAACCGTGTGCCCGGTTACGGGTTTGGAATTGCAGTCAGCGGTGGCCGAGATAATCCTCATTTTGCCAATGGTGATCCTTCAATAGCAGTATCCGATGTATTGAAGTCCGGTCCCGCCGAAGGAAAACTGAT GGTTAACGACAGGATAATGACCGCCAATGGTGTGTCACTAGACAATGTCGAATACGGTACGGCTGTTGCAGTGCTGAGGGAATGTGGCGAGAACGTAACATTATCGCTGAGACGTCGTCTAGTTTTGCCCTCAAACACGCCACACACGCTGCGCATTCATCTGAATAAAACCAGGAAAAAAGACG ATTTCGGAATCGTTTTGGGCAGCAGGATATTCATCAAAGAAGGGACAAAAGGTGGTGATAACAGCGTTCAGGAAGGTGACGTGTTGTTAAAGATCAACAATCATTCGGTGGTGGATGGCATGACGCTCAAAGAAGCTAGGAGACTGATCGAATCGACCAAAGACAAACTGAGTTTGACCGTGCGACGGGAAGGGAGTGCCAACGGACATGTCTTACAATATTCCGGTTCGTCCGAACCGACATCTCTGCATACGAAAG aaaacaacAACTACATGGACGGTATTAACGGTTCAGCGTATCCATCACAAAACTTGTATGTACAGCCACCTAGTAGGAGTATGTTGGAAGAAGCCAAAAGTAATTTGGCGCCACGTGGACGGTCCCGTAACCCGCTATTGGATTCAGTTTCTCTGAGTCAATTGGACAGACCCACATCTGCTATGGACAACAACACGtctg CCAACAATTTACATAACGGTGATCTGGGACCTACATACAACCATGGTCGTAGTAGAAGTGGTGCTGAAGATCATTCGGAACCTCCGCGACCGCCACCACCAAGACCCGAAG attattACAGCACAACTAGACAGTTTTATGAAGATACGTTACctcaaaaatcaaaacatttaaa GCCTGATCCTCGGTTTATTACATTCCAAAAAGAAGGGTCAGTTGGCATTCGTTTGACGGGTGGCAACGAAGTCGGTATATTTGTCACTGCTGTACAACCAGGAAGTCCTGCATTCACCCAAGGTCTGCAACCAGGTGATAAGATATTAAAAGTAAACGATATGGATATGAAAGGCGTGACTCGTGAAGAAGCTGTGCTATTTTTGTTGAGCCTCCAAGATCAAATACATCTTATTGTTCAACACAGGCGCGATCAATATGAACAAATTATGAACAATCAACGAGGCGATTCATTTCATATCAA GACTCATTTTGACTATGAACAACCGAACAAAGGTGAAATGAGCTTCTGTAAAGGTGATGTGTTCCATGTAATGGACACATTGCATAATGGTGTAGTTGGTTCCTGGCAAGTATTCCGTATTGGGAGAAACAATCAAGAAGTCCAAAAAGGTATAATACCAAATAAGGCTAGAGCGGAAGAACTAGCTACAGCACAGTTTAATGCTACTAAGAAAGAAATGAATGCTTCAGAAAGTAAAGGGGGTTTCTTTAGACGCCGAAAACACAATCACCGCAGATCAAAATCATTGAGCaag GAAAATTGGGATGATGTGGTGTTTGGGGATAGTATAAGCAAGTTTCCAGCCTACGAAAAAGTGGTGTTGAGTCATACTGGATTTGTGCGACCAGTTGTTTTGTTTGGACCGATATCGGATATTGCTCGAGAAAAACTTACCAAAGACTTTCCTGACAAATTCTTATCTCCtc AACTTGAAAACAACACTACTGACGGTAGCAAGAAAATCAGTGGTATAATACGGTTAAGTGCTATTCGTGATATCATGGACCGGGGGAAACATGCCTTGTTAGATGTCACTCCAAATGCTGTAGACCGTTTAAACTATGCTCAATTTTATCCTATAGTCATAATGTTGCGAGCTGATAACAAACAAGTGATCAAGGAACTACGTGCTGGATTACCAAA aactgCACACAAGAGCAGTAAAAAGTTATTAGAACAATGTCAAAAATTAGAAAAAGTGTGGTCGCATGTATTTACTTCATCACTTACTCTAAATGGTGGAGATGCTTGGTATCGCAAACTTCGAGAACTAATCGATAAGCACCAGAGTTCTCCTACTTGGGTCAGCGAGactaag CCTGAAGAAAATCTGTCTGATGATTTGTTATTCCCGATGACCTCCTTACGTTTGTCATATGCATCATCTCCCGAAAGTGATATGGAGACTAGTAACACAACATTAGCATCCCCAACTTCTACTGCAGCAGCTAGTCCGTCTGCAATTGGTTCAAGGCTAGTGAAAAGTTCAAGTGATCCAAGCATTACAACTCAGGATGATTCAGCCATTCCTAACTATAATCCACCTCCGCCATATTCACCATCAGTGTTTAAACAA GCAAGTTATGAGCCTCCTCAAACATTACGTATGGCTGGTCCACCTACTCACACAACATTAATGGTAAACGGTAATGGTCCTCCAGATCTACCGCCTCGTGTTGATAGAAACACAAAACCAATGCATGGAAATCGTACTAATGGTCAAAGGTCAGCCACAGACAGATTATTTAGTCCAAATGGTATAGAAGATATACCCAATTATATAAATGCAACTCCTCATCATCAGAGGACTCACACGAGCACTAGTAAAcaa ttgtaTGATATGCACAATAGCTATGACAGTGTATCGTCATATGATAGTTATGGTGTACGCATGAATGGGGGCAGCAATGGTAGTGCTAACCTTACAACAACTTTGTGTTCAAACTCACAGGATGATCTTAAATCAGGCAGTAATAACACGTTAGGTAGACATCATGATCCTTATAGATTTACTAGATCAACTCAACAACCAGTTGACACGAAAATATCAGATTATCCAAAATACAG ACCTCCAGGTGGTACTTCTGGAGGTATGATTGAGTATGCTACTAGTAAACCTCTGCCATTGCCAAAATCACCTCCACAACAACAATCCTATAAACCTGTACCACCTCCAAAACCTAAGAACTACAGACCACCAgtacagcaacaacaacaacaacaacagcaacagcaacatcAACAGCAATATTATCAACCCCCTCCTGCTGGTTTCCAGCACTCAAAATCATTTAGCATGGCAGATAGTACATATTCATCACATATGTCTAATGGG atGCCATCATCACCTAGCAAGTATTCATCGGAATCAACTGACGTAAATACTGCTGATTCAGGTCATGGTAGTAGCTTGGATAGGGGTTATGATCGACGAGGTGGTAATGGACAACAGCCTTCTCAACAGATGGATCGTAGCCATATATACTACAAACACCATAGAGATCCAAATACATTAGATTTAACACAACATCGTGACCAACGAGGTAGCGCATTTGAGTTATATAAGAAACCATCAGTAGCTGGTGATCATAGAATGTCAAATGGAGGCGACTACAGAATGTCAAATGGTGATCATAGAATGTCCAATGGCGGTGATCACAGAATGCCAAATGGTGGTGGACACTACAATGTAGATGCGCTTCGGTGA